In the genome of Quercus robur chromosome 3, dhQueRobu3.1, whole genome shotgun sequence, one region contains:
- the LOC126718130 gene encoding protein LAZY 1-like isoform X1: MKLLGWMHRKFRQNSSEPLKDFVIGYSCTCLSGQPSLDDQQCYPKSNYGTKPFKQAQKDHHLRNSFTGLEAARVDDEDYEEESSAAISELFHGFLAIGTLGTDQVIADPSTPTFAISVENITEKETEVTENDLKLINDELEKVLGAEVKDDGCNDSSGRNSHVSTGRSSHVSTGRSSHGSTITLSGKPIEGPETNGNGTTVCPLQGYLFGSAIELSETTTVAKKEHRTSLGELFQRSKIAEENSGAKCERDERRTEKEADKSAINLMKKILKKKMVHASSKSSTAAGGGPLDSASAETKLQKILQMFHRKVHPENSIATQKSNKTQKTENKKKLTHNGDYHNGDPVPPDEEIVSYPKMALSKESIRRYKSQSNPPQFTLSSSDSNGNREHWIKTDADYLVLEL; encoded by the exons ATGAAG TTACTAGGTTGGATGCATCGTAAGTTCCGCCAAAATAGCAGTGAACCACTAAAAGATTTTGTCATTG GGTATTCTTGTACTTGTCTTTCAGGGCAGCCATCACTTGATGATCAACAATGCTACCCAAAGTCAAACTATGGCACCAAACCCTTCAAACAAGCCCAAAAAGACCACCACCTTCGGAACTCTTTCACTGGTCTAGAAGCAGCCAGAGTAGACGATGAAGACTATGAAGAAGAATCATCAGCTGCAATATCTGAGCTCTTCCATGGCTTTCTGGCAATTGGTACCCTTGGTACAGACCAAGTCATTGCTGACCCGTCGACACCAACATTTGCCATCTCTGTTGAGAACATAACTGAAAAAGAAACAGAGGTGACAGAGAATGATTTGAAGCTCATCAATGATGAGTTGGAAAAGGTGCTGGGAGCTGAAGTAAAAGATGATGGTTGCAATGATTCATCTGGGAGAAACAGTCATGTAAGCACCGGAAGAAGTAGTCATGTGAGCACTGGAAGAAGTAGCCATGGTAGCACCATTACACTCAGTGGCAAGCCAATAGAAGGCCCAGAGACCAATGGGAATGGAACTACTGTCTGCCCACTCCAAGGATATCTTTTTGGGTCAGCAATTGAATTGTCAGAAACAACAACAGTGGCAAAGAAGGAACATAGGACATCTCTTGGTGAGCTGTTTCAGAGGAGTAAAATAGCAGAGGAGAATTCTGGAGCAAAGTGCGAAAGGGATGAGAGGCGAACAGAGAAGGAAGCGGATAAGTCTGCCATAAACCTGATGAAAAAGATactgaagaaaaaaatggtCCATGCTTCTTCTAAGAGCTCTACAGCAGCTGGTGGTGGACCTCTTGATTCTGCTTCAGCAGAGACAAAACTGCAAAAG ATCCTTCAAATGTTCCACAGAAAAGTTCACCCTGAAAACTCAATAGCAACTCAAAAGTCTAACAAGACCCAAAAGACTGAAAACAAGAAGAAATTAACCCATAATGGGGACTATCACAATGGAGATCCGGTGCCCCCAGATGAAGAAATAGTGTCATATCCAAAAATGGCACTTTCAAAGGAGAGCATACGACGCTACAAGAGCCAATCTAACCCACCGCAGTTTACACTCAGCAGCAGCGATTCAAATGGGAACAGGGAGCACTGGATCAAAACAGATGCAGACT
- the LOC126718130 gene encoding protein LAZY 1-like isoform X2 — MKLLGWMHRKFRQNSSEPLKDFVIGQPSLDDQQCYPKSNYGTKPFKQAQKDHHLRNSFTGLEAARVDDEDYEEESSAAISELFHGFLAIGTLGTDQVIADPSTPTFAISVENITEKETEVTENDLKLINDELEKVLGAEVKDDGCNDSSGRNSHVSTGRSSHVSTGRSSHGSTITLSGKPIEGPETNGNGTTVCPLQGYLFGSAIELSETTTVAKKEHRTSLGELFQRSKIAEENSGAKCERDERRTEKEADKSAINLMKKILKKKMVHASSKSSTAAGGGPLDSASAETKLQKILQMFHRKVHPENSIATQKSNKTQKTENKKKLTHNGDYHNGDPVPPDEEIVSYPKMALSKESIRRYKSQSNPPQFTLSSSDSNGNREHWIKTDADYLVLEL; from the exons ATGAAG TTACTAGGTTGGATGCATCGTAAGTTCCGCCAAAATAGCAGTGAACCACTAAAAGATTTTGTCATTG GGCAGCCATCACTTGATGATCAACAATGCTACCCAAAGTCAAACTATGGCACCAAACCCTTCAAACAAGCCCAAAAAGACCACCACCTTCGGAACTCTTTCACTGGTCTAGAAGCAGCCAGAGTAGACGATGAAGACTATGAAGAAGAATCATCAGCTGCAATATCTGAGCTCTTCCATGGCTTTCTGGCAATTGGTACCCTTGGTACAGACCAAGTCATTGCTGACCCGTCGACACCAACATTTGCCATCTCTGTTGAGAACATAACTGAAAAAGAAACAGAGGTGACAGAGAATGATTTGAAGCTCATCAATGATGAGTTGGAAAAGGTGCTGGGAGCTGAAGTAAAAGATGATGGTTGCAATGATTCATCTGGGAGAAACAGTCATGTAAGCACCGGAAGAAGTAGTCATGTGAGCACTGGAAGAAGTAGCCATGGTAGCACCATTACACTCAGTGGCAAGCCAATAGAAGGCCCAGAGACCAATGGGAATGGAACTACTGTCTGCCCACTCCAAGGATATCTTTTTGGGTCAGCAATTGAATTGTCAGAAACAACAACAGTGGCAAAGAAGGAACATAGGACATCTCTTGGTGAGCTGTTTCAGAGGAGTAAAATAGCAGAGGAGAATTCTGGAGCAAAGTGCGAAAGGGATGAGAGGCGAACAGAGAAGGAAGCGGATAAGTCTGCCATAAACCTGATGAAAAAGATactgaagaaaaaaatggtCCATGCTTCTTCTAAGAGCTCTACAGCAGCTGGTGGTGGACCTCTTGATTCTGCTTCAGCAGAGACAAAACTGCAAAAG ATCCTTCAAATGTTCCACAGAAAAGTTCACCCTGAAAACTCAATAGCAACTCAAAAGTCTAACAAGACCCAAAAGACTGAAAACAAGAAGAAATTAACCCATAATGGGGACTATCACAATGGAGATCCGGTGCCCCCAGATGAAGAAATAGTGTCATATCCAAAAATGGCACTTTCAAAGGAGAGCATACGACGCTACAAGAGCCAATCTAACCCACCGCAGTTTACACTCAGCAGCAGCGATTCAAATGGGAACAGGGAGCACTGGATCAAAACAGATGCAGACT